From Gemmatimonadaceae bacterium:
GGCTCGGCTTTGGCGAGAGGCGCCGTCGGAAACGAGAGGTCGACCCGGGTTCCTATCCGCGGACCCGTGTCGATTTCACGAAAGTTGCGGATCCGTTGGCAAATGCCGCGGCGCGCGGAGGCTGATGCTGTGCACCGCCAGGAGGCCTGGGCCCCTGAAAGAGTGGTCCAGCCGGGGTCACGCTTTGACAGGGAACTGAGGCGAGGCCAGACGCTCGGGAGAGAGGAGGCGAGGGATACGGATAAGTCGATTCGCCGAAGCCCAGACCGTGGCCGCCCGTCTAGGTGGCCGGATCCGTGGCAAGCGACGTTGTCACGAACTGGTGCTCGTGACAAAGGTGAACTACACGACGTGCCGCCATTTCCCCTATGAAGACCAGGCCGATCCCGTCGTAAGCACGCTTTCGCGTGCGCAGTTCGAGGGGAATTTTCAAGCGTATATCGAAGATCTGAAGAAGCGAAAGGGCCCGAACGCGGATCAGCCGCACCGCGTGACGTGTCGGAAGTTGGTGAGGGGGTAGGGCGGGCCGCCCCTATTCTCCGTTGCCGCTAATCGGCCGCAGCCGTTTCCGAACCCACGCCGCCAGCGAAGCCTCGGAGATCCGACCCGCCGCTACGCCTTCCGTCACCAGCACCGGCTCCGTCGCCTCGATCTCGTGGCCGTTCAGGCCAAGAAAGACATGGGCGGCCATGAAGGCCACGCGCTTGTTGCCGTCAATCAACCCGTGGTTCTTGGCCAGCCCAACGGCATAGGCGGCCGCAAGCGCGCCGAGGTCGGGCTTGGCCGCATGGGCGAACTTGTGCCGTGAACGGGCGAGCGCCGACGCCAGCAATCCATCGTCGCGCACGCCGGCCAAGCCGCCGTACTCGGCCAACTGCGCCTGGTGAATCGCATCGTGCATGGTCCGCGTCACCCACCGAGGGGCTCGCCGGTTGGCCGCCACCGCCTATTGCGCCAACTTGCGGAGCGCATTGCGATACCGCTTCGCTCCGCGCGCGTACACTCCAATGGTAGGCTCACGCATCACACGGTCCGCGTTCGGCGGACCAGGGAATTGGAGGGTTCATGCGTCAGACCATGGCACCATCCCATTACAGGGTCGCGATCGGTCCGCTCGCGCTCATTCTGCCGCCGAAGATCTACTTCAAGATCACGGAGGGGCACCATCCGCACGTGCCTTCAACGCCGGAGTTCAGCAAGGTGGTGAAGGACATGACGCCCGCCGAGCGCAACTTCGCTCCCGCGAGGGCTCGCCGAAGTTACGACGGCCGCGCCGCGCAGGTGGCCGCGGCGCGCACCGCCATCGGCTGCGCTGTGTCCGCCGCCAGCTGCTGCGCGAGGGCGACAATGGCCGACTCGAATCCGGCCGGGGGCTCGACGCCGTGACTCCAGGTCGGCTTCGCGTCCGTCACCTCGAGCCCGTCGTCGCACGCGGCCACCGGGTTCGTGGACGTGGATGCGTCGGTGGGTAGCATACGGTCATAGCCGATCCAGAACTTGCCGGAGCGGAGCACCCACAGGGCGCGAAGCGCGAACACACGCGCCTCGACGCTCGCCGACGGGTCGGCCGCGACGCTCATCGACGCGTCCACGACCGTCGAGTCGCGGAAATCGCCAAATGGTCCGACGAGCGCGTTCAACACGGTGGAATCGGTGAGGAAGCGTGTCGAGCGAATGGTCGCGGCGGCGGTCGCTCCGCCCTCGCCCCCACAGCTCAGCAGTCGCGCCGCTGCGATCTGGCGCTGCTCCGCCTTGCCGCTGCCCTCTGAGGCGTGGCCGCCGCTCTGGACAATGGCCTGATCGTACGCGCGCACGAGATTGGCAGCCTGACGGCAGGCGATGGAATCCGCCCGCGCCGTGTCTTGGGCGTGCGCACCGGGTGCGAACGCGAACAGCGGCGCCGCGGCGGCGGCGAGCAGAAGCCGGAAACGGGGCGCGCTCATGCGATCTCCTGCGCGCGGCAACAGGGCGTTGCGGAATGCATCGTCATGGCAGTCGCGGTATGCAGTCGGACGTCTCGACCGGATACTGCTGATCAACGGCCGTACTGACGGTTGTGAGCCACGCCGTGTGGTACGCGGCGCCGGCAGCGGAGGCGCTGGCCGCGTTCAAGACGTCGATGGTTCCCGGCTGAGTGAGCGTCGAGACATCGAAGACGGCGAGGGCCGCCTCGAGGGTTGCCTGCACACCGGGTGACGTATCTCAAGCTCGTCCGAGCGTAAGGCGTTATATCCGCCGGTGGCAATAGAGCCCTCAATAGACTGTTTCGCGAATCAGGGTACACAGCATCATGCCGCACGAGGATGTAGAAGAGCGGTGGACCCGGCCATGCGTCCAGCCTGATCCTGCTAGATGAGCGCCGCCGCGCGGCCGGAGCCACCGCACGAGAAGCACGTGATGAGACCACTGCTCATGCACGCCGAGCAGGTCCTGAGCTGCGCGACGCCGTTGGCCGTGGTCGGCTGGTCGTACCAGCTCCCGCGCCCGTTGCAGGTGGAGCAGCGCACGCGTCCCGAACCGCCGCAGGCCATGCACGTCTGTGGAGCAGCGGCCGGATTGTACCCGCCCGAAGCCGGCATCCGGCCCCCGCCCTGCGGCGCGTAACCGGCAGCGCCCCCGGGCGCGACCTTGAAGAACTTGAGAACGAACCACGCGACCGGATTCATCCCGCAGGCATTGCCCAGGGCAAGGAACCATCCGACCACGGTCCATCCCAGGAAGAAGTCCAGGGAGAAGATCAGCGGGAGCGATCCAATCACCAGCTTTCCGGCCCGCTTCCGGTACCAGGCGATCCAGAACGGGATGAGGTACAGCACCACCTTGAACGCCGGCATCTGCGCCTCCGCGTCGGCACGTTGTTGAATGTGGGAACCTCCGTACGTCCCGCCCAACGCTGATAGATGAGTGCCTGACCGCGGCCGCTTCCGCCGCATGAAAAGCGCGGAATCGTTCCGCTGCTCAGGCGGGCCGGGCAGGTCCTCAGCTGCACGACTCCGTTTGCCGTCGTCGGCGGGTCGTACCAACTCCCGCGCCCGCCGCAGCTCGCGCACATGGTCCGTCCGGAGCCACCGCATGACCCGCACGGCGGCGCGGCGGCGGCTGGCCCGTACCCTCCCGGCCCGGGCATCGGCCCTGCGCCCTGCGGCGCATAGCCCGGCGCTCCTCCGGGAGGAACCTTCACGAACTTCAGGATGAGCCACCCGATCGGGTTCAGGCCGAAGACCATGGTCACCGCCAGGATCCACGCAACCACGGTCCATCCCATGAACAGATTCAGGGAGAAGATCAGCGGGAGCGATCCAATCACCGGCTTTCCGGTCCGCTTCCGGTACAGGGCGATCCAGAACGGGATGAGGTACGGCAGCCAGAACGTGAAGAGATACACGGGCGCCTCCCGGAAAACGCGATGCTAGGCGATCGCCCCGCAAAAATAAAATTAAGAATTCGTAAAGACCATGGCGCAGGCGATTCCCTCGTCCTGGCCGCGCCCCGAATCCCAGCCCCTCGCGGTCAGAGCGAGGGGCGGGGCGGGACGGCGGCGCACACGATCGTGACGGACGCCGGGGTCAGACCGGGGGATGTCGACTCCACGGCCCCCCTCCCTGAAAGTTGGACCAGGGCGACTGACGGAATGACGGCGAAATTGGGCTAATTCACCGGGTCGGAGCCGAGCTCTGGAGGAAGCCGATCGATGCGGAAGATCCGATTCACCGACGCCGAGATCGTGACCGCCCGTCGTGTAGCCAGATCCGTGACAAGGGGCATGGTCACGGACGTATACTCGTGATGAAGGCGAACTACACGACCTGCTGCCATTTCCCCTATGAAGATCACGCCGATCACGTCATCACCACTCTGTGCCGTGCGTGGTTCGAGGGGAATTTCGGTTCGTCTATAGACGATTTGAAGAATCGGAAAGGACCGGATGCCGATCGGCCGCACCGGGTGACGTATCGGAAGTTGGTGAGGGGGTAGCCGCTTCTCGCAAGCTGAGCCGCTGGTCGGCGTCCGCGCGGGGGCCAGATGCCGGACGCGGCTGCCATGAGATGACAGCCGCGTCCGGTCGACCGGCAAGGACTCCGCCGAATCAGGGCACGATGCTGCGCGTGGCGGCGACGTCGGCCTGCAGACGCGCGACCCCCTCGCCGGCATCCTTGATGTAGCCGTTGGCCACCTGCACCATCGCCGGCGTCGGCGCCACGTACGCCTGCTCCACCTGGTTCGTGATGGCACTCAGCCACGACCGCAGCCGGGGGGGATACACCAGTGCGCCCTCGCCCGACTGGATCTTGAGATCCACCAGATCGTTGATGTCACGATTCAGCTTGCCCAGCGGCGTTTGGGCATGATCGTCCAACGCGCTCCCATTGGCGGCTGTCTTCTGGAGTGAGTCGCGGGTGTTAATGGCCAGGTTCAGCGTGGTATCGAGCCGGGCGACGGCGCCGTGGATCCGCATCAGCAACGCGAATCGCTGCTGCAATTGCGCCTCCGTGGTCTGGAGTCGCGGATCCAGTTTGATCACGAATGGCTGCGTCTGCTTGTCGTCGCCATAGGTCAGGGTCACGTGGTACGCACCCGGTACGACTTCCGGACCGATGGGCGGGCTCGCCGA
This genomic window contains:
- a CDS encoding type II toxin-antitoxin system death-on-curing family toxin; translated protein: MHDAIHQAQLAEYGGLAGVRDDGLLASALARSRHKFAHAAKPDLGALAAAYAVGLAKNHGLIDGNKRVAFMAAHVFLGLNGHEIEATEPVLVTEGVAAGRISEASLAAWVRKRLRPISGNGE
- a CDS encoding superinfection immunity protein, which gives rise to MPAFKVVLYLIPFWIAWYRKRAGKLVIGSLPLIFSLDFFLGWTVVGWFLALGNACGMNPVAWFVLKFFKVAPGGAAGYAPQGGGRMPASGGYNPAAAPQTCMACGGSGRVRCSTCNGRGSWYDQPTTANGVAQLRTCSACMSSGLITCFSCGGSGRAAALI